The genomic region GGGCACCGACTTCCCGGTCGGCGCGAGTGTCGTCACCGGCATCGGGCGCATCGAGGGCGTCGAGTGCGTGATCGTCGCCAACGACCCGACCGTCCGCGGCGGGTCGAGCAACCCGTACACACTGCGAAAGAGCCTCAGGGCCAACGACATCGCGCTGCAGAACCGGTTGCCGCTGGTCAGCCTCGTCGAGTCCGGCGGCGCCGACCTGCCGACGCAGAGCGAGATCTTCATCCCCGGCGGCCGCGCGTTCCGCGACCTGACCCGACTGAGTGCGGCCGGCATCCCCACGATCACCGCGGTCTTCGGCAACGCCACGGCAGGCGGCGCGTACGTGCCGGGCATGTCCGACCACGTGATCATGATCAAGGACCGCTCGAAGGTGTTCCTGGGCGGTCCGCCGCTGGTCAAGATGGCGACCGGCGAGGACGCCGACGACGAGTCACTGGGCGGCGCCACCATGCACGGCACCACGTCCGGGCTCGCCGACTTCGTGGCCGAGGACGAGACCGACGCGATCAGGCTGGCCCGCCGCGTCGTCGCGAACCTCAACTGGCGCAAGCAGGGCCCGCGGCCGCACGAACCGGAAGAGCCGAGGTTCAGCCAGGACAGCCTCCTCGACATCGTCAGCGAGGACCAGCGCGTCCCGTTCGACCCGCGCGACGTCATCGCCCGGCTCGTCGACGCGTCCCGGTTCGACGAGTTCAAACCGTTGTACGGCACCAGCCTCGTCACCGGCTGGGCCCGCATCCACGGCTACCCCGTCGGCATCCTCGCCAACGCCCGCGGCGTGCTGTTCAGCGAGGAGTCGCAGAAGGCCACGCAGTTCATCCAGCTCGCCAACCAGAGCGACACCCCGCTGGTCTTCCTGCAGAACACCACGGGCTACATGGTCGGCGCGCAGTACGAGCAGGGCGGCATCGTCAAGCACGGCTCGATGATGATCAACGCCGTCTCCAACAGCAAGGTCCCGCACCTGACGATCACCATGGGCGCGAGTTACGGCGCGGGCAACTACGGCATGTGCGGCCGCGCCTACGACCCGCGGTTCCTGTTCACCTGGCCCAACGCCAAGTCCGCCGTGATGGGCCCCGCGCAGCTCGCCGGCGTGCTGTCGATCGTCGGCAGGCAGGCCGCGATCGCCAAGGGCCAGGAGTACAACGAGGAGCACGACGCCGCCATGCGCAAGATGGTGGAGGCGCAGATCGAGGAGCAGTCGCTCGCCCCGTTCCTGTCCGGGAAGCTCTACGACGACGGCGTCATCGACCCGCGCGACACCAGGACCGTGCTCGCCCTCTGCCTCTCCGCTGTCCACAGCGGACCGATCGAGGGCGCCGACGGCTTCGGCGTCTTCCGGATGTGAGAGCCACATGATCAAGACTCTCCTCATCGCGAACCGCGGCGAGATCGCCCGCCGCATCATCCGCACCTGCAAGGCGAACGGCATCCGCACGGTCGCGGTCTTCTCGGACCCGGACGCCACCGCGCCGCACGTCCGCGAGGCCGACTTCGCGGTCCACCTGCCCGGCGCCTCGCCGACCGACACCTACCTCCGTGCCGACCTGCTCGTCGAAGCGGCACGCACCGCCGGCGCCGACGCCGTCCACCCCGGCTACGGCTTCCTCAGCGAGAACGCCGGCTTCGCGCGAGCAGTGGAAACCGCGGGTCTCACCTGGGTCGGCCCGGCACCGGATGCCATCGAGGCCATGGGCTCCAAGGTCGCCGCCAAGAAGCGGATGGCGGCCGCCGGAGTCCCGACCCTGCCCGAGCTCGACCCCGACACCGTCACCGAGTTCCCGGTGCTGATCAAGGCATCGGCCGGTGGTGGCGGCCGCGGCATGCGGGTCGTGCGCGAGAAAGCGGAGTTCCACGACGCACTCGCCAGCGCCCGCCGCGAGGCCGAGTCCGCGTTCGGCGACCCCACGGTGTTCTGCGAGCCGCTGCTCGAACACGCCCGGCACGTCGAGGTGCAGATCCTCGCCGACACGCACGGCACGGTGTGGGCGCTCGGCGAACGCGAGTGCTCGATCCAGCGCAGGCACCAGAAGATCGTCGAGGAGTCCCCGAGCCCCGCGGTCGACGACGAGATCCGCGAACGCCTGTTCGCCGCCGCCGTGGCCGCCGCCGGGTCGATCGGCTACGTCGGCGCGGGCACGGTCGAGTTCATGTTGAAGGGCACCGACTTCCACTTCCTGGAGGTCAACACCCGGCTCCAGGTCGAGCACCCGGTCACCGAACTGGTGCACGGCGTCGACCTGGTCGAGTGGCAGCTCCGGATCGCGGAAGGCGCCAGGCTGCCGGAGGAACCGCCGCGACCCCGGGGCCACGCCATCGAGGTCCGCCTCTACGCCGAGGACCCCGCGCACGACTGGCGTCCGGCCAGCGGCACCCTGCACCGGTTCCACGTGCCCGGCGACGTCCGGCTCGACAGCGGCGTCGAGGACGGCTCCGAGGTCTCCGTGCACTACGACCCCATGCTGGCCAAGGTGGTCGCGCACGCGCCGACCCGCAGGGCCGCCGCCCGCAAGCTCGCGACCGCCCTCGCCGACGCGCGGATCCACGGCCTGGTCACGAACCGCCGCCTGCTCGTCGACGTCCTCGAACACGACGCGTTCCTCGACGGCGACACGCACACCGGGTTCCTGACCGAGCACGACCTCACCAGGACCGTTGACCCGCAACCGTTTGCGCTCGCGGCGGCACTGGCGAACGCGGCCACCCGCAGGATCGGGCACCTGCCGCTCGGCTGGCGCAACGTGCGCTCCCAGCGGCCGAAGGCGAAGTTCCTCCACGGCGACGAGCTGATCGAGGTCGAGTACGACCCGCGGCAGGCGACGGAGAACACCGTCGTGCTGGACCTGGACGGCGTGCGGGTCCCGTTCCACGTGGCCCGCTACGACGACCTGGTCGAGGTCGACTCGCCGCGCGGGTCGCTGACCCTGAGGGTCGTGCCCCGCTTCCCCGAACCGCAGACGAAGCTCGCACCGGGCGCGACGGTCGCCCCGATGCCGGGCACGGTCGTGAGGGTCAGCGTCGAGCAGGGCCAGCAGGTCGAGGCAGGCGCCGAGCTGCTGGTGCTGGAGGCCATGAAGATGGAACACCGCGTGCTCGCGACCAACGCGGGCACCGTCGCCGAGCTCCTCGTCGAGCGCGCACAGCAGGTCAACGCCGGAGATGTCCTGGCAGTGGTGGAGGAATCGTGAGCTTCGTCGAGTCGCAAGAGCGGATCGCGCTGCGCAGGGCCGTCGCGGAGCTGGGGGCCAAGTACGGCAACGAGTACTTCGCCGCCAAGGCCCGCGCCGGGGAGAAGACCACCGAGCTGTGGCAGGAGGCGGGCAAGCTCGGCTACCTCGGCGTCGCGGTGCCGGAGGAGTACGGCGGCGGTGGCGGTGGCATCGGCGACCTCGCCGCGGTGTGCGAGGAGCTGGCCGCGGCCGGGTGCCCGTTGCTGCTCATGGTGGTCTCACCGGCGATCTGCGCCACGGTGATCGCCAGGTTCGGCACCGCCGAGCAGAAGTCCAAGTGGCTGCCCGGTTTCGCCGACGGCACGCTCAAGATGGCCTTCGCGATCACCGAGCCGGACGCGGGCTCCAACGCGCACAAGCTCAAGACCACCGTCCGCCGCGACGGCGACGAGTGGGTCCTCAACGGCAGCAAGACCTACATCTCCGGCATCGACGAGGTCGACGCCGTGCTCGTCGTCTCCATCCAGGCGACCGGCCCGGTGCTCGTCGTCGTGCCCACGAACGCCGAGGGCTTCACCCACCACGAGATCGAGATGGACCTGCTGTCGCCGGAGAAGCAGTTCACGCTGTTCTTCGACGACGTGCGGCTGCCCGCGGACGCCGTCGTCGGCTCACCGGACCAGGGCCTGCTGCAGGTCTTCGCGGGCCTCAACCCCGAACGGATCATGGGCGCGAGCATGGCCACCGGCTCGGCGCGGCTCGCGGTCGGCAAGGCCGTCACCTACGCGAAGCAGCGCCAGGTGTGGGACACGCCGATCGGCGCGCACCAGGGCCTGGCGCACCCGCTCGCGAAGATCCACATCGAGATCGAGCTGGCCAGGCTGATGACGCAGAAGGCGGCCGCGCTCTACGACGGCGGGCGCGACAAGGAGGCCGGTGAGGCCGCGAACATGGCCAAGTACGCGGCGGGCGAGGCGGTCGCGGCCGCCGTGGACCAGGCGATCCAGACCCACGGCGGCAACGGGCTCACCGCGGAGTTCGGCCTCGCGTCGATGCTCGGCATGTCCCGGCTGTCGCGGATCGCGCCCGTCAGCAGGGAGATGGTCCTGAACTTCGTCGCGCAGAACTCGCTCAAGCTTCCGCGCTCCTACTGACAGACTGCGCCGTCATGGGGACCTTCACGACTTCAGACGGCACCACGCTCGCGTACCACTCGGCAGGCGGCTCGAACCCGCTGGTCTGCCTGCCGGGTGGGCCGATGCAGAACGCGTCCTACCTCGGTGACCTCGGAGGACTGCCGGACACGCTGGTCCTCGACCTGCGCGGCACCGGTGCGTCGCAGGAGGCCGATCCGCGGACATACCGCGCCGACCGCCAGGTCGACGACGTGGAAGCGCTCCGGCAGCACCTCGGCCTGGACAGGATCAGCGTGCTCGGCCACTCCGCGGGCGGCACCCTCGCGGTCCTCTACGCCCAGCGCTACCCGCAGCACGTCGAGCACCTCGTCCTCGTCGCACCCAGCCCGCGCGTCGTCGGCATCGACGTCACCGACGCCGACCGCCGTGCGGTCGCCGAGCAGCGCAGGGGAGAACCCTGGTTCGCCGAGGCGTTCGCCGCGTTCGAGGACATCTGGGCGGGCAACGCGACCGAGGAGAACTTCGCGAGGATCGCGCCGTTCTCCTACGGCCGCTGGGACGACGAGGCGCGGGCGCTCGACGAGCACCCGCGCAACGACGAGGGCGCCCGGCAGTTCTACGCCGAGGGTGCGCTCGACCCCGAGCAGACCCGCAAGGCGCTCGCAACCCTCGACGCGCCAACGCTTCTGCTCGCCGGCGAGTACGACGTCGCACTGCCGCCCGACCGCGCGCGGGAGTACGCGGCGTTGTTCCGCGACGCCGAGCTCGTCGTGCAGCCCGGCGCCGGTCACTTCCCGTTCGTCGACGACCGGGTGGCGTTCACGGCGGCGGTCACCGGCATGCTCCAGCGCATCCCGTAGAGGCCGGGCCCGAAGTCGAGCGCGGCGGTGTGCGCGTAACCCCAGGCGTCCACGGGTTCCTGGCGCGCACCGCCGGACATTTCCGCGCCCGCCGGACCGGTCGCGAACCGCTCGCACGACACCGGCGGCGCGTCCAACGGGAATTTGATCTCCAGCACGTAGTCGTGCACCCGTTCACCGAACCGGCGGAAATGCGTGTGCTCGGCGGTCGGACTCGGGTAGATCAATTCGTACTCGATCGCGACGGATTCGTCGGGTGAGAGCGGTTCCTCGAACATCAGCTCGGCGACGAGCACGCCGTTGGTGCGTTCGCGGGCCACCCGGCCGACCCGGCACGACCTGATCGCGGTCACCGCGGGCTGCGCCGAACCCGTTTCCTGGCAGAGGATCCACCGGTCCACACCGGCCGCCGTCGCCTGCACGACCTGCCGGGTCCTGATCCCGCGCACGCCGCCGCAGGACGCGACGTCCACCCGGTCGTGCTGCGCGGTGAGCACCAGCCCCGAGCCGTCCCACGGCGACCGCGGCGGTGCCTCCCGCCTGCGCGAACGGCCCCGCGGCCGAGGTGGCCCGAGCAGCCGGGAGAGCGCGGTGTCCGGTAGTCCCAGCAC from Lentzea guizhouensis harbors:
- a CDS encoding acyl-CoA carboxylase subunit beta, which translates into the protein MGNREALLAKIAQLDAEHEKALAGGGPKYVERHHKRGKLLARERVELLVDEDSPFLELSALAAWGTDFPVGASVVTGIGRIEGVECVIVANDPTVRGGSSNPYTLRKSLRANDIALQNRLPLVSLVESGGADLPTQSEIFIPGGRAFRDLTRLSAAGIPTITAVFGNATAGGAYVPGMSDHVIMIKDRSKVFLGGPPLVKMATGEDADDESLGGATMHGTTSGLADFVAEDETDAIRLARRVVANLNWRKQGPRPHEPEEPRFSQDSLLDIVSEDQRVPFDPRDVIARLVDASRFDEFKPLYGTSLVTGWARIHGYPVGILANARGVLFSEESQKATQFIQLANQSDTPLVFLQNTTGYMVGAQYEQGGIVKHGSMMINAVSNSKVPHLTITMGASYGAGNYGMCGRAYDPRFLFTWPNAKSAVMGPAQLAGVLSIVGRQAAIAKGQEYNEEHDAAMRKMVEAQIEEQSLAPFLSGKLYDDGVIDPRDTRTVLALCLSAVHSGPIEGADGFGVFRM
- a CDS encoding acetyl/propionyl/methylcrotonyl-CoA carboxylase subunit alpha; amino-acid sequence: MIKTLLIANRGEIARRIIRTCKANGIRTVAVFSDPDATAPHVREADFAVHLPGASPTDTYLRADLLVEAARTAGADAVHPGYGFLSENAGFARAVETAGLTWVGPAPDAIEAMGSKVAAKKRMAAAGVPTLPELDPDTVTEFPVLIKASAGGGGRGMRVVREKAEFHDALASARREAESAFGDPTVFCEPLLEHARHVEVQILADTHGTVWALGERECSIQRRHQKIVEESPSPAVDDEIRERLFAAAVAAAGSIGYVGAGTVEFMLKGTDFHFLEVNTRLQVEHPVTELVHGVDLVEWQLRIAEGARLPEEPPRPRGHAIEVRLYAEDPAHDWRPASGTLHRFHVPGDVRLDSGVEDGSEVSVHYDPMLAKVVAHAPTRRAAARKLATALADARIHGLVTNRRLLVDVLEHDAFLDGDTHTGFLTEHDLTRTVDPQPFALAAALANAATRRIGHLPLGWRNVRSQRPKAKFLHGDELIEVEYDPRQATENTVVLDLDGVRVPFHVARYDDLVEVDSPRGSLTLRVVPRFPEPQTKLAPGATVAPMPGTVVRVSVEQGQQVEAGAELLVLEAMKMEHRVLATNAGTVAELLVERAQQVNAGDVLAVVEES
- a CDS encoding acyl-CoA dehydrogenase family protein, whose translation is MSFVESQERIALRRAVAELGAKYGNEYFAAKARAGEKTTELWQEAGKLGYLGVAVPEEYGGGGGGIGDLAAVCEELAAAGCPLLLMVVSPAICATVIARFGTAEQKSKWLPGFADGTLKMAFAITEPDAGSNAHKLKTTVRRDGDEWVLNGSKTYISGIDEVDAVLVVSIQATGPVLVVVPTNAEGFTHHEIEMDLLSPEKQFTLFFDDVRLPADAVVGSPDQGLLQVFAGLNPERIMGASMATGSARLAVGKAVTYAKQRQVWDTPIGAHQGLAHPLAKIHIEIELARLMTQKAAALYDGGRDKEAGEAANMAKYAAGEAVAAAVDQAIQTHGGNGLTAEFGLASMLGMSRLSRIAPVSREMVLNFVAQNSLKLPRSY
- a CDS encoding alpha/beta fold hydrolase, with product MGTFTTSDGTTLAYHSAGGSNPLVCLPGGPMQNASYLGDLGGLPDTLVLDLRGTGASQEADPRTYRADRQVDDVEALRQHLGLDRISVLGHSAGGTLAVLYAQRYPQHVEHLVLVAPSPRVVGIDVTDADRRAVAEQRRGEPWFAEAFAAFEDIWAGNATEENFARIAPFSYGRWDDEARALDEHPRNDEGARQFYAEGALDPEQTRKALATLDAPTLLLAGEYDVALPPDRAREYAALFRDAELVVQPGAGHFPFVDDRVAFTAAVTGMLQRIP
- a CDS encoding helix-turn-helix domain-containing protein; protein product: MLAIYPPREELADLLVTGPFADALRVAIQVRGLSLERLQHRLRVRGAPISVTALSYWQSGRRRPERPESLRALAHLEDVLGLPDTALSRLLGPPRPRGRSRRREAPPRSPWDGSGLVLTAQHDRVDVASCGGVRGIRTRQVVQATAAGVDRWILCQETGSAQPAVTAIRSCRVGRVARERTNGVLVAELMFEEPLSPDESVAIEYELIYPSPTAEHTHFRRFGERVHDYVLEIKFPLDAPPVSCERFATGPAGAEMSGGARQEPVDAWGYAHTAALDFGPGLYGMRWSMPVTAAVNATRSSTNGK